A region of Saccharococcus thermophilus DNA encodes the following proteins:
- the hpf gene encoding ribosome hibernation-promoting factor, HPF/YfiA family, protein MIYNVRGENIEVTPALREYVEKKIGKLERYFDYTEDVHVHVNLKVYNDKQGKIEVTIPMPHLLLRAEERHDDMYAAIDLVADKLERQIRKHKTKVNRKLRDRNKEKEVKQVLVAQNNAPVVEENEEEEFEIVRTKHFSLKPMNSEEAILQMNLLGHNFFIFTNAETNRTNIVYRRKDGKYGLIEAN, encoded by the coding sequence ATGATCTATAACGTTCGCGGGGAAAACATCGAAGTAACTCCAGCGTTGCGTGAGTATGTGGAGAAAAAAATCGGGAAATTGGAAAGATATTTTGATTACACGGAAGATGTTCATGTTCATGTGAATTTAAAAGTATATAACGATAAACAAGGAAAAATCGAAGTGACGATTCCAATGCCGCATTTGTTGCTTCGGGCGGAAGAACGCCATGATGATATGTATGCGGCCATTGATTTAGTTGCCGATAAATTAGAAAGACAAATCCGCAAGCATAAAACGAAAGTAAACCGCAAATTGCGTGATCGCAATAAAGAAAAAGAAGTAAAACAAGTACTTGTAGCGCAAAACAATGCTCCAGTAGTAGAGGAGAATGAGGAAGAAGAATTTGAAATTGTCCGTACGAAACATTTCAGCTTAAAACCGATGAACAGCGAAGAAGCGATTTTGCAAATGAATTTGCTTGGCCATAACTTTTTCATCTTTACCAACGCGGAAACGAACCGTACAAACATCGTCTACCGCCGCAAAGACGGGAAATACGGCTTAATTGAAGCGAACTGA